The following nucleotide sequence is from Bactrocera oleae isolate idBacOlea1 chromosome 2, idBacOlea1, whole genome shotgun sequence.
ttttgatcaaccggaacggtttaaagtcaggtggaaagacggaaatcatatatatatatattggggatagagaaagatattaatttagacattgctcagctatactcgagaacatatattgaagcaatattatatataaaaaaaaatattaatattcactaaccgacatattcgtcataaaactggttagaataacgaaaagcataataagtagtatatggaagttaagggtattacaatattaacccgattgtatcaatttttgccaataccacatactactaacacgccacagactaataaaatcctcctactgtttcattaaggtacctcacatacaatcactaatcatatggagtaaggtcagacgaatgttccaaaatcctgatattagttacatgggggctaggtaaaattttcactcgatttcatccattttagacacaaagatcccttgttatgagcaaaacacactttctcattttcattgagataactcacatactggccgatatacgcggtataaagtcacccggaagttcaaaagttttatattaggtatatgagggctataggaagtattgatccgattcaacccatttttgacacaaaaacatgtTATTATCGAAAGTTTCATctatttattatatcatatgaatttcaattatatatcttacacattgaccgatattttctgtaAGTAGTCAACTAttggtactggggtccacatattcaatacctaggggcttgaaaagtttagaaaattttgGTCACCATGTTGCATACTTtgaacgcattattcacgcaaagttttaccccgatgcaatcatttttgcttgatttgcatagtggaaagtgagagaattagatggaattgaaatggtgttatatgggaaataggcgtggttgtaatccgatttcgccgatTTTTACACtacaacatagaaatatgagaaaaatgttatgtaccgaattttgatttaatgtgaaatcggttaagtagatcccaagatatggattttcacctaaaggtgggcggttccACTcacactgtctaattttgaactcgattactttaaagtcatctcataccatccccgagataatatttaatgtctctggcgtgtttagtgcttgatttattgcgcttttagtagatttaacagtgccgttatatgggtagtgggcagagttgccacccgatttcacccacaGTGTCGATAGAGGTtctgaaaacatttttaatcagttaattttgttattatagcttcagcggTTTAGGAATTTGCACATTTTCGCCTATTAGGGGACGggactttttaaaaaaacttttaatctgcagatgtccctccctaatgtgatcctgcataccaaataacagtcttgtatcttattgtggagcttagttatggcaatttattcgtttttgattaatggcgttttgtgggcgtggcagtggtccgattacgcccatctgaaataccaaccgtcttgcGGTACAAGGAAATATTTGTACCATGTTTCATAAAATtatctcaatttttgttttaggtgatacaaacaaccgttaggtaaacaaaactattatactctgtagcaacatgttgcgagagtataaaaatatcgattCCCAATTATACGAAAAGCTAAACCGAAAGATATGCAAAATGAACAATAGCACaattaaaacgtttttttttgaaagcgagaaaaaatttttttaatattgataatttttggataacggagaaaatttgccaaaaaactgaccgaattgtaaaattttatgaattatcgtttttattttgtggtgtcaattataaaaatttcgcaCCTTGATGCGTGACCGCAAATCCCACAATCCCTTTTTCACTTCAAAATGCATACGCACATAtacgtatttaaataataattacggcggaatggttcgtttagttcaaaatttgatctacaggattttaacagcaagggtctaaactgcctcgaaaatcgaaccgggatattaaatttaatttcagacaggagaaaagaactgcaaactgttccttttaagattttcactaagaatattatgccaagcattttaatacgactagaaagtgtaggtagattaataagttttaaacgactagtgtatggaggtagacttacccaagaatcccatcggaaatgcgctaaggcgaaaaaaaaaattgtttttgaacagactctaacttgtcagaataaatttggtagctagggttccatacaacagagccatattccaatataggtctaaccaaagttgtataaagtgttttagtaatatacgggtctctaaattctttagactaacgtttaacaaaactgaggacagcttttgctttcaagaccatggtatcaatatgaagactaaaattaagcttagggtctatattaactcccaaatcaacatagttaaaaacttgctctagaatatggtgttttattacataagaagagtggtgctcagatttacgggaaaagcacatcatcttacatttattgagattcaatggcaaatcatttctatcacaccatgcaaccaaattgtttaagtctgtttccaacagacacctttcctcagttgaagtgtatgatttaaaaagctttacgtcatcagcgtataatacaatttttgagaattctattactgaagagatatcgttaataaacaacaagaacagaatcgggccaagatgactaccttgcggaacacttgaagaaacattaattgtatctgaaggtgtatcctcaaatatcactcgttgtgttctattataaagataggaagctacccattgaagaaatcttggctgaaagcccagcagatcaagtttatgtatgagaatcgagagatttcAAGGACGGAATGAAAATATCATGACAGCTAAAGACAAAGTTCATggttttacaaaacaaaattgaCTTGTGGCTATCGTCTCTAAATCAAAGCAACTTCGATACATTTTCTTCGACACAGTCTTTTATTGAAGATGTCGGATGTGAGATaaacatcaaaaaatttatGCCTGGTATGAAAATAGTGTTGAAAAATTTGAAAGACGAACTGTGTCTTTACTGCTTAGTTCAAGAAATATCAAAGAACACTGGTCAAAGGTGGGTGCAGCTAGAGTTTGAGTCTGCTGATTTGGATACTTTTTGGTTAAGAAAGAAATCAGAATACCCAGAGTTAACCACAGAGGCTTTGAAGTGTTTAATTCCACTTGCCACTTCATACGTGTGCGAGCTAACATTTATTTTCATGGCCCAAATTAAAAGTAAGGAAAGAAATGGTTTGAATTTTAAAACTTCTCAAGCTAGCCCCGCTGGGAGAAATTGGTCAACGCAAAACAAGCACAACTTTCCCTTTAGGAGTAAACTCGTTGGTtcatgttttttctttaaatcttattaaattgtataatatgaaaGAGATCTCATTATTTTAGTTTCTGTTAATTGGATACAAATAGTAATGGTTTGTagtgatttttataaattgtttttaacttgctgtttatttttattcttaagtAATTTTCCCAACTTCTTGCAACTAACAAATGCTTTGCGACCTCCGTGGCATCGCGTCCCACGCGTTGAAAACGGCTGGTCTAGATTAATTAGAATAATTCACTATTAACTTTGTATCTTAGCTGCTAGCTAACAGGAATAAGAAGATTGCAAGTTACTCtcacaaagaaaaaaacaacaaaataatgtaaAGGAACGGAATACTAGAAGAAACTAgcaagaaaatatcaaaatattgttttcacaatcttttaaaattaatacttgataattaatcaattaaatttttattttcacaagcTCTCTCAGCTTGTGCTCTCTTCTGTTAGTTTTTTGGGTGTTTTCCAGCAAAAGCTATGCTAGCTAGTGATAGTAAGCGGTTAAGAAACAAACTTATTTTCTAATACTTATGGTGACTGTAAAAAGGAAGGAAGAAGAAGAGCAGTGGGCCCCCAGCTGATTTGTGCAAAACTATACACAGGTGATTCTTGCATATAAGTGATGgcgtttaataattttaaaaaattaaatgctttactaaaattttcaaacttgcgGTGTGTATTGAATGCCTGCAAGCAATTACATATTGgccaacaatataaaaaatatgaagatAAAAGCAGGAAGCAATCAGACAGCAGTAGGAGCAAGATATGGAGATGCAAATTTCTATCGATAGCAGCTGTCTCAGCATTATCAGCCTCCCTAGTTTATAACCAAAAGGATTGTATTATGCCACATATATCTGCTTTCACATCTCCGCCGCTTTCAGGGCGAcgaaagcaatataattttcttgCTGACGTGGTGCACGCATGTGCACCATCCGTAGTGTATATCGAGATTAAGGATATGCGTCAATTTGATTACTATACTGGAAAACCAGTTACTGCGTCAAACGGTTCAGGGTTTATAATCGATTCTAATGGACTTATATTAACCAATGCACATGTAGTTATAAATAAGCCACACACAATGGTGCAAGTTAGATTAAACGATGGTCGCACTTTCCCTGGCGTAGTAGAAGATATAGATCAAACGTCTGATTTGGCTACGGTACGTATTCAGTGCAAAGATTTACCAGTCATGTCTCTCGGGCAAAGCTCGACATTGCGCTCAGGGGAATGGGTTGTGGCACTTGGTAGCCCTTTAGCTTTGAGCAATACAGTAACAGCCGGCGTTGTTAGTTCAACGCAAAGGCCGTCGCAAGAACTTGGACTGAAAAATCgtgatattaattatatacaaacCGATGCAGCCATTACTTTCGGAAATTCAGGCGGGCCACTAGTAAACCTAGATGGCGAAGCTATAGGTGTAAATTCAATGAAAGTAACTGCGGGTATTAGTTTTGCCATACCAATTGACTATGTCAAACTTTTTCTAAATCGAGCTGAAGAACGTAGAAGGCAGGGTGTCAGCAAAATGGATTATCCCGCTAAACGTTATATGGGAATAACAATGCTTACGCTAACACCTGATATACTTTTTGAATTAAAGAATCGCACACAGAATGTGCCGAGTGACTTAAGCCATGGTGTTCTGGTGTGGAAAGTAATTATTGGATCGCCGGCACATACGTGAGTAATTGTCAATTTAAATGCTTACATGCACAACGTTTTAATCTTTTCAGTGGTGGTCTTTATCCGGGTGATATagttacaaaaattaatgataaggaaattaaaaattcatcagATGTTTATGAGGCTTTAGCTTTAAAGACAAAGTCGCTGGATATAACGATTTTCCGCGGCTTAAAGAAAATGACTGTAAAAATTGTGCCAGAAGACCCTTAAAACCATTTGCAGTCACGACTTTTGTCCTTCAGCAGAATCGTATTTTCCATGGCCGTCAAAATTCAACTGCACTGTCTCAGATAGCTGACAGCGATAAAATTGCCGCAATTATTTACCTATATACGTTTGTAGTAACTAACTTTATTTTAAGCAGTCAATAGCTACGTTCAAGAAtgaaagcaaacaaatataaaaagaagttaCAACAAAGCAatgtaaaaagttatttaacGAAAACCATTACATGTGTATTTGGCATGTTCAATATCTGCCAATAACCTTATTAAAACTCCACTTCCTTTGCACGTTTCAACTATTGGTGAAATCATACGTTTATCGTCAGAGTTTAATTTTCTTTAGATCGAATTGACAAATCTATCAAAAGCTCGTATGCAAGTTAAGCCATTTACAGCTAATTTAATGGGGTTCACATTAGCTGGAAATGgcttttgtaaacaaaatagcATTTACCACAGAGCTAT
It contains:
- the HtrA2 gene encoding serine protease HTRA2, mitochondrial, coding for MAFNNFKKLNALLKFSNLRCVLNACKQLHIGQQYKKYEDKSRKQSDSSRSKIWRCKFLSIAAVSALSASLVYNQKDCIMPHISAFTSPPLSGRRKQYNFLADVVHACAPSVVYIEIKDMRQFDYYTGKPVTASNGSGFIIDSNGLILTNAHVVINKPHTMVQVRLNDGRTFPGVVEDIDQTSDLATVRIQCKDLPVMSLGQSSTLRSGEWVVALGSPLALSNTVTAGVVSSTQRPSQELGLKNRDINYIQTDAAITFGNSGGPLVNLDGEAIGVNSMKVTAGISFAIPIDYVKLFLNRAEERRRQGVSKMDYPAKRYMGITMLTLTPDILFELKNRTQNVPSDLSHGVLVWKVIIGSPAHTGGLYPGDIVTKINDKEIKNSSDVYEALALKTKSLDITIFRGLKKMTVKIVPEDP